A single genomic interval of Agarivorans aestuarii harbors:
- a CDS encoding AAA family ATPase translates to MLILVGGEKGGSGKSCLAQNIAVHLKTSLNANILMVDCDPQRTTSDWIQARNEDESLPGINCIQLYGKIRKDLLSLEGGYDFVIVDCGGQDNLAMRAAMSVAKYVLIPLRPKRRDLKTLPHMEDMLSTCKMVNPKMVASFIITQCPALPSQVQRILDAKDVCRSFGLHVLDAVTFSRNIYDDSEESGRSVIEIEQDGKAAAEIAAIVDELFAIQQEDSHEFN, encoded by the coding sequence ATGTTAATATTAGTGGGTGGAGAGAAAGGCGGCAGTGGCAAAAGCTGCCTCGCACAAAACATTGCTGTACACCTTAAAACCAGCCTAAATGCCAACATCCTGATGGTGGACTGCGATCCTCAACGCACCACTTCTGATTGGATCCAAGCCCGTAACGAAGATGAATCACTGCCCGGTATCAATTGTATCCAGCTTTACGGCAAGATCCGCAAAGACCTATTAAGCCTTGAAGGCGGCTACGACTTCGTAATTGTGGACTGCGGTGGGCAAGATAACCTGGCAATGCGAGCCGCTATGTCGGTGGCTAAATATGTACTCATTCCATTGCGTCCTAAACGCCGCGATTTAAAAACCTTACCGCACATGGAAGACATGCTTAGCACCTGTAAAATGGTTAACCCAAAAATGGTTGCCAGTTTTATTATCACCCAGTGCCCCGCTTTACCTAGCCAAGTACAACGCATACTAGATGCCAAAGACGTCTGCCGCTCCTTTGGTTTACATGTATTAGATGCCGTTACCTTCTCACGTAACATTTATGATGACAGCGAAGAAAGTGGCCGCTCGGTGATAGAGATAGAGCAAGATGGCAAGGCCGCGGCAGAAATTGCAGCTATTGTTGATGAACTGTTCGCGATTCAACAAGAAGACTCTCATGAGTTTAACTGA
- the dinF gene encoding MATE family efflux transporter DinF, translating into MSVSRFSAIAAIAVPMILSNITIPLLGLVDTAVIGHLDHAYYLGGVALGSMMISLVYWLCGFLRMSTTGLSAQAFGADDRQALQRVGFNSACIALIIGLALLLLKQPILQLGLALAGGSEQVQYYAAQYFSTRIWGAPAALLNLVLLGWLLGMQNARAPMLLLIVANTTNIALDVLFVVGLDWKVQGAALASVIADYFSLAVGLALCRKQFLTRFNALPSLKDCWADFNRQHLAGLFSLNRDIFLRSLALQACFAFITFQGSRLGDHIVAANAVLLNFLMFVSFALDGLAYAVEALAGKAKGKNDRALFVVTIKQCLQLALVAGIGFSLVFGVLGEQLVALLTDIPEIRNTAASYLNWMILLPLVSVWCFILDGVFIATSEGRIMRNSMLLASFAGFFPLWWFTQSWGNHALWLAMSGFMAIRGLSLGWICYQALNQQRWFKA; encoded by the coding sequence ATGTCTGTTTCGCGTTTTTCCGCCATTGCGGCCATTGCCGTGCCAATGATTTTATCTAACATCACTATTCCTTTATTAGGGCTGGTGGACACGGCTGTTATTGGCCATTTAGATCATGCTTATTATCTTGGTGGGGTCGCTTTAGGCTCAATGATGATTAGCTTGGTGTATTGGTTATGTGGCTTTTTACGCATGTCGACCACAGGCTTAAGTGCGCAAGCTTTTGGTGCAGATGATCGGCAAGCTTTGCAAAGGGTGGGATTTAACTCTGCCTGTATTGCGTTAATCATTGGCCTGGCTTTGCTTTTGTTAAAACAGCCGATATTGCAACTTGGTTTGGCTTTAGCCGGAGGCAGTGAACAAGTTCAATATTATGCGGCGCAGTATTTTTCTACCCGCATTTGGGGCGCGCCTGCGGCATTGTTAAATCTGGTGTTGCTGGGGTGGTTATTGGGCATGCAAAATGCTCGAGCCCCCATGTTACTGCTGATTGTGGCTAATACCACCAACATTGCCTTGGATGTGCTGTTTGTTGTGGGGCTAGATTGGAAAGTGCAGGGTGCTGCTTTAGCCAGTGTGATTGCCGATTATTTTTCATTGGCAGTTGGCTTGGCGTTGTGCCGCAAGCAGTTTTTAACACGATTTAATGCCTTACCGTCATTAAAGGATTGTTGGGCCGATTTTAATCGCCAGCATTTGGCGGGACTATTCTCGCTAAACCGAGACATATTTTTGCGCTCACTGGCCTTGCAAGCTTGTTTTGCCTTCATCACTTTTCAAGGCTCGCGTTTGGGCGACCACATTGTTGCGGCCAACGCAGTATTACTTAACTTCTTGATGTTTGTTTCTTTTGCTTTAGATGGTTTAGCTTACGCCGTAGAAGCCTTAGCGGGTAAAGCAAAGGGCAAAAATGACCGCGCCTTGTTTGTGGTAACTATTAAACAGTGTTTGCAGTTAGCCTTAGTGGCGGGCATTGGCTTTAGTTTGGTATTTGGAGTACTGGGTGAGCAATTAGTTGCGTTGCTTACCGATATACCTGAAATTCGCAACACTGCGGCTAGCTATCTTAATTGGATGATTTTGCTGCCGTTAGTCTCGGTGTGGTGCTTTATCTTAGATGGGGTTTTCATTGCTACTTCTGAGGGGCGGATTATGCGTAACTCGATGCTGTTGGCCAGTTTTGCCGGTTTCTTCCCGCTTTGGTGGTTTACGCAAAGCTGGGGTAATCACGCTTTATGGCTAGCAATGAGCGGCTTTATGGCGATTAGGGGTTTAAGCCTAGGCTGGATTTGTTACCAAGCCTTAAACCAACAGCGTTGGTTTAAGGCTTAG
- a CDS encoding cation diffusion facilitator family transporter, with protein MDKQRYQRLVTLATWVATCVAVTLLVIKSAAFLYTGAVSILASLIDSLMDIAMSLVNLLAVRYALQPPDKEHSFGHGKAEHLAGLAQAAFITGSALMLMFGGVNELLHPKAIEHSAVGITVMVISTVITFALVMFQRYVIAKTNNAVIKADSMHYAMDIYMNIAVLVALLLSFYGWYWADGLFAVLIAIYICYGAFGIGKESVQNLLDRQLPEAFQKQVFNTALAVDGVLGAHDIRTRQSGQTKFIQLHLELDDKLSLHEAHRIADEVEDAFMVEWPEADVLIHQDPQSVVPQEKKLDLE; from the coding sequence GTGGATAAGCAACGTTATCAGCGCTTGGTCACCTTAGCTACATGGGTTGCAACTTGTGTAGCGGTGACCTTGCTTGTTATTAAAAGCGCCGCATTTTTATATACTGGCGCTGTAAGTATTCTAGCTTCCTTAATTGATTCGCTGATGGACATAGCTATGTCTTTGGTGAACCTGTTAGCAGTGCGCTATGCTCTGCAACCCCCCGACAAAGAACACAGCTTTGGCCATGGAAAGGCAGAGCATTTAGCCGGCCTAGCTCAAGCGGCTTTTATCACCGGTTCCGCCTTAATGTTGATGTTTGGTGGTGTGAATGAGCTGCTGCATCCCAAAGCTATTGAACACAGTGCCGTAGGCATTACAGTAATGGTGATATCTACAGTTATCACCTTTGCTTTGGTGATGTTCCAACGCTACGTTATCGCTAAAACAAATAACGCTGTAATTAAAGCTGACTCGATGCACTATGCCATGGATATATACATGAACATTGCGGTGCTGGTAGCTTTGCTGTTGAGTTTTTATGGCTGGTATTGGGCAGATGGCTTGTTTGCCGTGCTTATTGCCATCTACATTTGTTATGGCGCTTTTGGCATCGGTAAAGAGTCGGTACAAAACTTGTTGGATAGGCAGCTTCCAGAGGCCTTTCAAAAACAAGTGTTTAACACTGCTTTAGCGGTGGATGGTGTATTAGGTGCTCATGATATTCGCACCCGCCAATCTGGGCAGACTAAATTTATACAACTTCATTTGGAGCTAGATGATAAGCTTAGCCTGCATGAAGCGCATAGAATTGCCGATGAAGTTGAAGATGCGTTTATGGTCGAGTGGCCAGAGGCAGACGTTTTGATCCATCAAGACCCTCAATCGGTGGTTCCGCAAGAAAAGAAATTAGATCTTGAGTAA
- a CDS encoding replication protein RepA: MSLTDLKKRPKQPVKRSKVSVDQFIEDADNYAQGKPSASNNPVKSTKATTKFRHCTFTFDASAIDHLQQASEQHKVPKSKLLRLLLKQFDSLSPQQQQALLEESKEP, translated from the coding sequence ATGAGTTTAACTGATCTAAAAAAACGCCCTAAGCAGCCAGTTAAGCGCAGCAAAGTGAGTGTTGACCAGTTTATTGAAGATGCTGACAACTACGCCCAGGGTAAACCAAGCGCCAGCAATAACCCGGTTAAGAGCACTAAAGCCACTACTAAATTTCGCCACTGTACCTTTACCTTTGACGCATCAGCGATAGATCATTTACAACAGGCCTCTGAACAACATAAAGTGCCTAAATCTAAACTACTTAGGCTACTACTCAAGCAATTTGATTCACTCAGCCCGCAACAGCAACAAGCACTGTTAGAAGAGAGCAAAGAGCCCTAA
- a CDS encoding DUF1653 domain-containing protein yields the protein MNLQKGRYRHYKGPEYQVIDTAIHSETEEVFVLYKPLYGEGKLWVRPYDMFFENVEFEGKQVPRFAFIEAPAQEG from the coding sequence ATGAATCTACAAAAAGGCCGTTATCGTCACTACAAAGGCCCTGAATACCAAGTTATTGATACCGCAATACACTCAGAAACAGAAGAAGTATTTGTGCTTTACAAGCCTTTATATGGTGAAGGGAAACTATGGGTAAGGCCTTACGATATGTTTTTTGAAAACGTTGAATTTGAAGGTAAGCAAGTGCCCCGATTTGCATTTATCGAGGCACCAGCGCAGGAAGGTTAA
- a CDS encoding Spy/CpxP family protein refolding chaperone: MKKLLVTALVGALVVAPVAFAAKSNSEGKQRGGHPAMKMMKQLDLSDEQKAQVKEIMQQHKPKADQEQRQAMYHQRMEIITAASFDQEAAQALIDIQQAKHQTRMLNMLQAQQKIYQVLTPEQQQKYQELSAKKMEKQQKRMQKGDKKAQL, encoded by the coding sequence ATGAAAAAGTTACTAGTTACTGCCCTTGTTGGCGCACTTGTTGTTGCCCCTGTAGCCTTTGCCGCTAAATCTAATAGTGAAGGTAAGCAACGTGGCGGCCACCCAGCTATGAAAATGATGAAGCAGCTAGACTTAAGTGATGAGCAAAAAGCTCAAGTAAAAGAGATTATGCAACAGCATAAACCTAAGGCAGATCAAGAGCAGCGCCAAGCGATGTACCACCAACGCATGGAAATTATCACTGCTGCCAGCTTTGACCAAGAAGCGGCACAGGCCTTAATTGATATTCAACAAGCTAAGCATCAAACTCGTATGCTAAATATGTTGCAAGCTCAGCAGAAAATCTATCAAGTGCTAACCCCTGAGCAACAGCAGAAATACCAAGAGTTAAGCGCTAAAAAGATGGAAAAACAGCAAAAGCGTATGCAGAAGGGCGATAAAAAAGCTCAACTTTAA
- the cysE gene encoding serine O-acetyltransferase, which translates to MAETVWLQIRDEATRMAADEPMLSSFFYSTILNHHSLSSALSFQLASKLDSSTVQAILLREFIEEALLADPCILEAVAADIVAVKDRDPAVKYYAIPLLYLKGFHALQGHRVANWLWHKGRLALARYMQNQISAVFAVDIHPAATIGKGIMLDHATGIVVGETAVIEDEVSILQSVTLGGTGKDRGDRHPKIRRGVLIGAGAIILGNIEVGRGAKVGAGSVVLESVPAHTTVAGVPAKVVGTPSCDMPAIDMGQNI; encoded by the coding sequence CTGGCTGAGACGGTATGGTTACAAATCCGTGATGAAGCAACCCGCATGGCGGCAGATGAGCCAATGCTATCGAGTTTCTTTTACTCTACCATTCTTAATCATCACAGTTTGTCTTCGGCATTAAGTTTTCAGCTGGCTAGTAAGCTTGATAGCTCAACGGTTCAAGCGATTTTGCTGCGTGAGTTTATTGAAGAAGCTTTGCTGGCAGATCCTTGCATTTTAGAAGCCGTAGCTGCAGATATTGTTGCGGTAAAAGACCGTGACCCCGCGGTTAAGTATTACGCTATTCCCTTACTTTACTTAAAAGGTTTTCATGCCTTGCAAGGCCATCGCGTGGCTAATTGGCTTTGGCATAAGGGTAGGCTCGCCTTAGCCCGTTATATGCAAAACCAAATCTCGGCGGTATTTGCGGTAGATATTCACCCCGCTGCAACAATTGGTAAAGGCATAATGCTCGATCATGCCACCGGTATTGTGGTGGGTGAAACCGCAGTTATTGAAGATGAAGTTTCAATTTTGCAGTCGGTAACTTTAGGTGGTACTGGTAAAGATCGTGGTGACCGCCACCCAAAAATTCGTCGCGGCGTATTGATTGGGGCCGGCGCTATAATCCTTGGTAACATTGAAGTTGGCCGCGGCGCTAAAGTGGGTGCTGGTAGCGTAGTATTAGAGTCTGTTCCAGCTCATACTACAGTGGCTGGCGTACCGGCAAAAGTGGTTGGCACGCCTAGCTGCGACATGCCAGCCATTGATATGGGGCAAAATATTTAA
- the hslV gene encoding ATP-dependent protease subunit HslV, with product MTTIVSVRRNGKVIIAGDGQVSLGNTVMKGNAKKVRRLYHGKVLAGFAGGTADAFTLFERFEAKLEMHQGHLTKAAVELAKDWRTDRMLRKLEALLAVADSEASLIITGNGDVVQPEHDLIAIGSGGPFAQSAALALLENTELGAREIAEKSLTIAGNICVFTNLNHTIEELDAKA from the coding sequence GTGACTACTATCGTCTCCGTACGCCGCAACGGCAAAGTGATCATTGCTGGCGATGGCCAAGTCTCCCTTGGCAACACCGTAATGAAAGGCAACGCCAAAAAAGTGCGCCGCCTTTACCACGGAAAAGTACTCGCTGGATTTGCCGGTGGTACTGCAGATGCATTCACCCTATTTGAGCGTTTTGAAGCTAAGCTAGAGATGCATCAAGGTCATTTAACCAAAGCTGCCGTAGAGCTCGCCAAAGACTGGCGAACCGATCGTATGCTACGCAAGTTAGAAGCATTGCTAGCTGTAGCCGATAGCGAAGCCTCGCTAATTATTACCGGCAACGGTGACGTAGTACAGCCAGAGCACGACCTTATCGCCATTGGCTCTGGTGGGCCATTTGCCCAGTCTGCGGCATTAGCATTACTTGAAAATACTGAGCTAGGCGCCCGTGAGATTGCAGAAAAGAGCCTTACCATCGCCGGAAACATTTGTGTGTTTACCAACCTAAACCACACTATTGAAGAATTAGACGCCAAAGCCTAA
- the hslU gene encoding HslU--HslV peptidase ATPase subunit, translated as MSEMTPREIVSELDNHIIGQGEAKRAVAIALRNRWRRMQLDNELRQEVTPKNILMIGPTGVGKTEIARRLAKLANAPFIKVEATKFTEVGYVGKEVETIIRDLADVAFKITREQETEKFRFRAEDQAEDRILDALLPPAKDTFGHEEDTKENSTRQAFRKKLREGQLDDKEIEIDVAQPQVGVEIMAPPGMEEMTNQLQGMFQNLSGNKDSKKRKLKIKEAFKLLVEEEAAKMVNPEELKEKALHAVENNGIVFLDEIDKICKRADTSGPDVSREGVQRDLLPLVEGSTVSTKHGMVKTDHILFIASGAFQVAKPSDLIPELQGRLPIRVNLSALSAEDFVRILTEPNASLTEQYKALMATEGLDIEFTEDGIRHIANAAWQVNERTENIGARRLHTVMEKLMEELSFVASDNAGQTIVIDADYVTKYLDELVADEDLSRFIL; from the coding sequence ATGTCGGAAATGACCCCAAGAGAAATTGTCTCAGAGTTAGACAACCACATTATTGGCCAAGGTGAAGCAAAACGTGCAGTAGCCATTGCCCTACGTAACCGCTGGCGTCGCATGCAACTAGATAACGAGTTGCGCCAAGAAGTTACCCCAAAGAACATTTTGATGATTGGCCCAACGGGTGTGGGTAAAACCGAAATTGCTCGCCGCTTAGCCAAGCTAGCCAACGCGCCATTCATTAAAGTTGAAGCCACCAAATTCACCGAAGTGGGTTATGTGGGTAAAGAAGTTGAAACCATCATTCGTGATTTAGCTGATGTTGCCTTCAAGATTACCCGCGAGCAAGAAACCGAAAAATTCCGCTTTCGCGCCGAAGATCAAGCCGAAGACCGCATACTCGATGCCTTACTTCCGCCTGCTAAAGACACTTTCGGTCACGAAGAAGACACCAAAGAAAACTCAACCCGCCAAGCCTTTCGTAAAAAGCTACGTGAAGGCCAGCTCGATGACAAAGAAATCGAAATCGATGTGGCTCAGCCACAAGTTGGCGTAGAGATCATGGCGCCTCCTGGTATGGAAGAAATGACCAACCAGTTGCAAGGCATGTTCCAAAACCTTTCGGGCAACAAAGACAGCAAGAAGCGCAAACTCAAGATCAAAGAAGCCTTTAAGCTGTTGGTTGAAGAAGAAGCAGCCAAAATGGTTAACCCAGAGGAGCTTAAAGAAAAAGCCCTACATGCGGTAGAAAACAACGGCATCGTGTTTCTAGATGAAATTGATAAGATTTGTAAACGCGCTGACACCTCTGGTCCAGATGTAAGCCGCGAAGGTGTGCAACGCGACTTGCTACCTTTGGTCGAAGGCTCAACCGTTAGCACTAAACACGGCATGGTTAAAACCGACCACATCTTGTTTATTGCCTCTGGCGCTTTCCAAGTGGCTAAACCTTCAGACTTAATCCCTGAGCTACAGGGTCGTTTACCAATTCGGGTAAACCTAAGCGCTTTAAGCGCCGAAGATTTTGTGCGTATTCTTACCGAGCCAAATGCCTCGTTAACCGAGCAATACAAAGCCTTAATGGCCACCGAAGGTTTGGATATTGAGTTTACCGAAGACGGTATTCGCCACATCGCTAACGCTGCCTGGCAGGTGAATGAGCGTACCGAAAACATCGGTGCTCGCCGCTTGCATACGGTAATGGAAAAGCTGATGGAAGAACTAAGCTTTGTAGCTTCAGACAACGCAGGCCAAACCATCGTGATTGATGCTGATTACGTGACTAAGTACTTAGACGAGCTTGTGGCAGATGAAGATTTAAGCCGCTTTATTCTGTAA
- the rraA gene encoding ribonuclease E activity regulator RraA yields MEYNTSELCDLYADTVDVVEPMFASYGGKNAFGGEITTIKCFENAGLIAQVVQESGTGRVLLIDGGGSLRRALVDESIAETAADNEWDGIIVYGCVRDVDALEDLDIGIQALASIPVGADAEDETGDVNIPVNFGGVTFLPEDHIYADTTGVILSPEPLDIE; encoded by the coding sequence ATGGAATATAATACCTCTGAACTTTGTGACCTCTACGCAGATACGGTTGACGTTGTTGAACCCATGTTTGCCAGTTACGGTGGCAAAAACGCTTTTGGGGGCGAAATTACTACCATTAAATGCTTTGAAAATGCCGGCTTAATTGCTCAGGTAGTTCAAGAGTCTGGAACTGGTCGCGTACTACTCATTGACGGTGGTGGCTCATTACGCCGCGCCTTGGTTGATGAGAGCATTGCCGAGACCGCAGCCGACAACGAATGGGACGGTATTATTGTTTATGGTTGTGTGCGTGATGTTGATGCGCTGGAAGACTTGGACATTGGTATTCAAGCCCTAGCTTCTATTCCAGTAGGCGCTGACGCAGAAGATGAAACCGGCGATGTGAACATTCCGGTTAACTTTGGTGGAGTGACCTTCCTTCCAGAAGATCACATCTATGCAGATACCACCGGGGTAATTTTATCGCCTGAGCCGCTAGATATAGAATAA
- a CDS encoding response regulator, protein MDLLLIDDDKELTELLGELLELEGFSCEVCNDGLSGLAKLAEKRYDLVLLDVMMPGKNGFEVLKELRKDNQQPVLMLTAKGDEIDRVLGLELGADDYLAKPFSERELLARIRAILRRTQNSLPADPKQDLICHQDLTLSVAKQQVHCDEQELELTSTELLLLQHLLEQPGKLLEKDSLNQKVLGKRLQAFDRSLDMHISNLRKKIPARKDQLPRIKTVRGKGYMWLEW, encoded by the coding sequence GTGGATTTACTACTTATAGATGACGACAAAGAACTGACCGAGTTACTCGGCGAACTCTTAGAACTAGAAGGATTTAGTTGTGAGGTATGCAACGACGGTTTAAGCGGCTTAGCCAAGCTAGCCGAAAAGCGCTACGACTTAGTACTGCTCGACGTAATGATGCCAGGCAAAAATGGTTTTGAAGTGCTAAAAGAATTACGTAAAGACAACCAGCAACCGGTATTAATGCTTACCGCCAAAGGTGATGAGATAGACCGAGTGCTGGGTTTAGAGTTAGGCGCCGACGACTACTTAGCCAAGCCCTTCAGCGAACGAGAATTGCTAGCGCGCATAAGAGCCATTTTACGTCGCACTCAAAACAGTCTGCCAGCCGACCCTAAACAAGACCTTATTTGCCACCAAGATCTGACCCTCTCGGTTGCTAAGCAGCAAGTACACTGTGATGAGCAAGAGTTAGAGCTCACCAGTACCGAGCTGTTATTGCTACAACACTTGCTAGAGCAGCCAGGCAAGCTATTAGAAAAAGATAGCCTGAATCAAAAAGTATTGGGCAAACGCCTACAAGCGTTTGATCGCAGCTTGGATATGCACATTAGTAATTTGCGTAAAAAGATCCCTGCTCGCAAAGACCAACTGCCGCGTATCAAAACGGTAAGAGGCAAAGGTTACATGTGGTTAGAGTGGTAA
- the trmL gene encoding tRNA (uridine(34)/cytosine(34)/5-carboxymethylaminomethyluridine(34)-2'-O)-methyltransferase TrmL → MINIVLYQPEIPQNTGAIIRLAANSGCNLHLIEPLGFAWDDKKVKRAGLDYHEFAEVKRHPDYQAFLNSEQPKRLLACTTKGSGFHSDFAFEAGDYLMFGPETRGLPDEVLNEIDGQFRLRIPMLADSRSMNLSNAVSVFVYEAWRQLGYIDGV, encoded by the coding sequence ATGATTAACATTGTGCTATATCAACCAGAAATACCGCAAAACACCGGCGCAATTATCCGTTTAGCGGCGAACAGCGGTTGTAACTTACATCTTATCGAACCTTTAGGGTTCGCCTGGGATGATAAAAAAGTTAAACGTGCCGGCTTGGACTACCACGAGTTTGCCGAGGTAAAACGCCACCCCGACTACCAAGCCTTCTTAAACAGCGAGCAGCCTAAGCGCTTGCTTGCTTGTACCACCAAAGGCAGCGGTTTTCATAGTGACTTTGCTTTTGAAGCGGGTGATTATCTAATGTTTGGCCCAGAAACACGCGGCCTACCCGATGAAGTGCTAAATGAGATAGATGGTCAATTTAGGCTGCGCATTCCAATGTTGGCAGACAGCCGCAGCATGAATTTATCAAATGCCGTTTCGGTGTTTGTTTATGAAGCTTGGCGCCAATTGGGTTACATAGACGGCGTGTAG
- a CDS encoding PilZ domain-containing protein — MENTELEQLDRRRSMRLDLENEPVKLTWKDSEGEDQSIEATCIDISRRGMLVKHSNDLQIGTKLKLQFSSEHSDTAEMKAKVARCHRKNFSSYHMFLLLL, encoded by the coding sequence ATGGAAAACACGGAACTAGAGCAGCTCGACCGCCGTCGCTCAATGCGATTGGACTTAGAGAATGAGCCAGTGAAATTAACGTGGAAAGACAGCGAAGGCGAAGATCAAAGCATTGAAGCAACCTGCATAGATATCTCTCGACGGGGTATGTTGGTAAAACATAGCAACGATCTGCAAATAGGCACTAAGCTAAAATTACAATTTTCTTCAGAACATAGCGATACCGCAGAAATGAAGGCTAAGGTTGCACGCTGCCACCGTAAAAACTTCTCCAGCTATCATATGTTTTTGTTATTGCTATAG
- a CDS encoding cell division protein ZapB, with protein MSFDVLEKLEAKVQVAVDSIELLRMEIDELKEQNSQLNDENGRLVQEQQAWQERLKALLGRIEDVHAE; from the coding sequence ATGTCTTTTGATGTATTAGAAAAATTAGAAGCAAAAGTTCAGGTTGCAGTAGATAGCATCGAACTATTACGTATGGAAATTGACGAGCTTAAAGAGCAAAACAGCCAGTTAAACGACGAGAACGGCCGTTTAGTGCAAGAGCAACAAGCTTGGCAAGAACGTCTTAAAGCCTTATTAGGCCGTATTGAAGACGTTCACGCCGAATAG
- a CDS encoding ATP-binding protein gives MKRLINNLFVKIFISFWMILLVTAFVSINLSRMLSEDNFKAPKWAVKNLHEFALRIERNPERMLSPRLEPHLKSRFGKPFIVNSEGEVVNRENISRGMRRFLVNHDNIEDPRIMLDKKHILIGPQALTIDNQRYLLYVERRSNPEQLHAIRNFGVSPWFLSLVAVGLSLALCFLLTRHIVRPLKKLQSAANKVSLGYLDTPLPEINRGDEIGQLSDSLQRMVDTLNQAISNQQRLLSDISHELRSPLTRLNMALALHKKRQQVTPEVERIERESQRLAEMIDALLSLSRMQVNAKQQKMTLQELIEDLVSDCEFEAEQLNKQFSANYPQQLSVICYPELLASALENVCRNALKYADRKVKLSASVQENLLTLIVRDDGPGLPDDELNSIFRPFYRSGEARDRDSGGVGLGLAIAESAIRQHGGSISASNHSRKGLEVSLRLPLQ, from the coding sequence ATGAAGCGCTTAATCAACAATCTATTTGTAAAAATCTTCATCTCATTTTGGATGATTTTGCTGGTTACGGCCTTTGTGTCGATTAACCTGTCCAGAATGCTTAGCGAAGACAACTTCAAAGCGCCTAAATGGGCGGTAAAAAACTTACATGAATTTGCCCTACGTATAGAGCGTAACCCTGAACGCATGTTAAGCCCGCGTTTAGAGCCCCACCTTAAATCACGTTTTGGTAAACCCTTTATCGTTAATAGCGAAGGTGAAGTGGTAAACCGTGAAAACATCAGCCGGGGCATGAGGCGCTTTTTAGTTAACCACGACAATATTGAAGACCCTCGAATCATGCTCGATAAAAAGCATATTTTGATTGGTCCGCAAGCGCTTACCATTGATAACCAGCGTTACCTGCTCTACGTAGAACGCCGAAGTAACCCAGAACAGCTGCACGCTATCCGTAACTTTGGTGTATCACCGTGGTTTTTGTCGCTAGTAGCCGTGGGTTTAAGTTTAGCGCTTTGTTTCTTACTTACTCGCCACATCGTAAGGCCGCTTAAAAAGCTGCAATCTGCCGCGAATAAGGTGTCTCTCGGATATTTAGATACACCATTACCGGAGATCAATCGTGGTGATGAAATTGGTCAACTGTCTGATAGCTTGCAGAGAATGGTAGACACCCTTAATCAAGCCATTAGCAACCAACAACGCCTGCTTAGCGATATTTCTCACGAGCTGCGCTCGCCGCTTACTCGCTTAAACATGGCACTCGCGCTACATAAAAAACGCCAGCAAGTGACTCCCGAAGTGGAACGAATTGAGCGAGAATCGCAACGCCTAGCCGAAATGATTGACGCCTTGCTGTCTTTATCGCGCATGCAAGTTAATGCTAAACAACAAAAAATGACCTTGCAGGAACTCATTGAAGACTTAGTTAGCGATTGTGAGTTTGAAGCAGAACAGTTAAACAAACAGTTTAGTGCCAACTACCCCCAGCAACTGAGTGTGATTTGTTACCCAGAGCTCCTCGCATCGGCACTTGAGAACGTTTGTCGCAACGCCCTTAAATACGCAGATCGTAAGGTTAAACTAAGCGCTAGTGTGCAAGAAAACTTGCTCACCTTGATTGTGCGAGATGACGGCCCAGGACTTCCAGATGACGAACTAAATAGCATTTTCCGACCATTTTATCGTAGCGGTGAAGCACGAGACCGTGACAGTGGCGGAGTAGGTTTAGGCTTGGCGATTGCCGAATCGGCGATTCGCCAACACGGTGGCAGCATTAGCGCCAGCAATCATTCGCGTAAAGGGCTAGAAGTTAGCCTACGCTTGCCACTACAATAG